One Panicum virgatum strain AP13 chromosome 9K, P.virgatum_v5, whole genome shotgun sequence genomic region harbors:
- the LOC120648735 gene encoding expansin-B2-like — protein MIKLGSMAAVMVSFKAIALVAIAALLLSVLGAHAEPSYSNDTSARRELYYSAGSTPSSTWRPARATWYGRPNGAGPDNNGGGCGYSNTNLYPFNSMTSCGNQPLFLDGKGCGACYQIKCTSKNNPACSGEPKTVIITDVNYDTKVAPYHFDLSGTAFGAMARPGYNDKLRRAGILDIQFRRVPCSYSGLPVRFHVMGGCNPFYFAVIVYYAGSDGAVVQVDLKEANSNTWRPLYESWGAVWRIDPGHPLKPPLSLRVRTDSGKVLVANNVIPVNWRGNADYRTIAQFR, from the exons ATGATCAAGCTGGGATCCATGGCCGCCGTGATGGTCTCCTTCAAGGCTATTGCACTGGTTGCAATTGCAGCACTCCTCCTCTCCGTGCTGGGTGCCCACGCCGAGCCGAGCTACAGTAACGACACCTCCGCCCGCAGGGAGCTGTACTACTCCGCCGGCTCCACCCCCAGCAGCACCTggcggcctgcccgggccacctgGTACGGCCGCCCCAACGGCGCCGGCCCTGACAACAACG GTGGCGGCTGCGGGTACAGCAACACCAACCTGTACCCGTTCAACTCCATGACCTCGTGCGGCAACCAGCCCCTGTTCCTGGACGGCAAGGGCTGCGGCGCATGCTACCAG ATAAAGTGCACCAGCAAGAACAACCCTgcctgctccggcgagcccaAGACGGTGATCATCACCGACGTGAACTACGACACCAAGGTCGCGCCCTACCACTTCGACCTCAGCGGCACGGCGTTCGGCGCCATGGCCAGGCCCGGGTACAACGacaagctccgccgcgccggcatCCTCGACATCCAGTTCCGGCGGGTGCCCTGCAGCTACAGCGGCCTGCCCGTGAGGTTCCACGTGATGGGCGGCTGCAACCCCTTCTACTTCGCGGTCATCGTGTACTACGCCGGCAGCGACGGCGCCGTGGTGCAGGTGGACCTCAAGGAGGCCAACTCCAACACGTGGCGGCCGCTCTACGAGTCCTGGGGCGCCGTCTGGAGGATCGACCCCGGCCACCCGCTCAAGCCGCCCCTCTCGCTGCGCGTCCGCACCGACTCCGGCAAGGTCCTCGTCGCCAACAACGTCATCCCGGTCAACTGGAGGGGCAACGCCGACTACCGCACCATCGCCCAGTTCCGCTGA